A genomic window from Glycine soja cultivar W05 chromosome 10, ASM419377v2, whole genome shotgun sequence includes:
- the LOC114369963 gene encoding AT-hook motif nuclear-localized protein 1-like, with amino-acid sequence MESAATALNNIINNNNTVPAVSPPPPPPPPSSVPQPMNMNVNMNMNVVNTTEGTTPTPTPTTMVVPAVPAPTTTTLAVATTTPGSLDLFGKKKRGRPRKYDADGNLRVSARPTPTPPSGFTLSTPSEYSSSKRGRGKHYNTTFANNSYQQQLYSSSLGDVFAITAAGDFVAHVLNAYTGEDVAGKILSFAQKGPRGICILSANGAISNVTIRQPGSSGGILTYEGRFEILSLSGSFTVVDNSGMKSRTGGLSVSLAGPDGRVIGGGVAGLLTAAGPIQIVVGSFMQNCCKTQKRKYQREQQIVAATPTSAGPEIVTAAIPISQANAADGENFLIPIPIYQIPDQNQRESISVSSDKQNLDATPDAAATWNGSEEYSDQRTSPDINISLPDE; translated from the exons ATGGAATCAGCAGCAACAGCATTGAacaacatcatcaacaacaacaacactgtTCCTGCAGTgtcgccaccaccaccaccaccaccaccatcctcAGTGCCTCAGCCAATGAACATGAATGTCAACATGAACATGAACGTGGTCAACACCACAGAAGGaacaacaccaacaccaacCCCAACAACAATGGTTGTTCCTGCAGTGCCAGCTCCAACAACGACAACATTAGcagtagcaacaacaacaccagggagtttggatttgtttgggaagaagaagagagggaGGCCTAGAAAGTATGATGCAGATGGGAACCTGAGAGTGAGTGCAAGACCAACACCAACACCACCATCGGGTTTTACTTTGTCCACACCTTCTGAGTACTCTTCTTCCAAAAGAGGGCGCGGCAAACACTACAACACAACTTTTGCCAACAACAGCTACCAACAACAactctattcttcttctttgg GTGATGTGTTTGCAATCACAGCTGCTGGTGATTTTGTAGCGCATGTGTTGAATGCTTATACTGGAGAG GATGTTGCTGGAAAGATCTTGTCATTTGCCCAGAAGGGTCCAAGAGGAATTTGCATTCTCTCTGCCAATGGAGCTATCTCGAATGTCACCATACGCCAACCTGGTTCTTCTGGTGGCATTTTGACTTATGAG GGTCGGTTTGAGATTTTATCTTTGTCTGGATCATTCACAGTTGTTGACAACAGTGGCATGAAAAGCCGAACTGGTGGATTGAGTGTCTCACTTGCTGGCCCTGATGGTCGGGTCATAGGTGGTGGTGTTGCTGGACTTTTAACTGCTGCTGGCCCCATTCAG ATTGTTGTAGGAAGCTTCATGCAAAATTGTTGCAAGACCCAAAAGAGGAAGTATCAACGTGAACAACAGATAGTGGCGGCCACCCCTACTTCAGCTGGTCCAGAAATAGTGACAGCAGCAATACCTATCTCACAAGCAAATGCTGCTGATGGTGAGAACTTTCTGATACCTATACCTATCTATCAGATTCCAGACCAAAACCAGAGAGAATCTATCAGTGTTTCAAGTGACAAACAGAACCTAGATGCTACTCCTGATGCTGCTGCTACTTGGAATGGTTCTGAGGAATATTCAGACCAGAGGACTTCTCCAGACATCAACATATCTTTGCCAGATGAATAG
- the LOC114370255 gene encoding glucomannan 4-beta-mannosyltransferase 9-like, translating into MESFQGSRDDISYQMGLIWSQVKEPVIVPMLRVSVFLCLAMSLMMLVERVYMGIVICLVKLFGRRPEKRYKWEPMKDDVELGNSSYPMVLVQVPMYNEREVYQLSIGAACGLSWPSDRIIIQVLDDSTNPTIKELVQMECSRWASKGVNIKYEVRDNRDGYKAGALKEGMKRNYVKQCDYVAIFDADFQPDPDFLWRTVPFLVNNPELALVQARWKFVNANECLMTRMQEMSLDYHFTVEQEVGSCTYAFFGFNGTAGVWRISALYESGGWNHRTTVEDMDLAVRASLRGWKFLYLPNLKVKNELPSTLNAYRFQQHRWSCGPANLFMKMFMEIMRNRKVSLYKKIYVIYSFFFVRKVVAHINTFMFYCIVLPATVVVPEVVVPKWGAVYIPSIITLLNAVGTPRSLHLLVFWILFENTMSLHRTKATIIGLLEGSRANEWIVTQKGKPPKSRFRIRIHHMLELLVGFYLFFCGCYDIMFGKNRYYIFLYIQSIAFFIMAFGYVGIFDPNS; encoded by the exons ATGGAATCATTTCAAGGTTCAAGGGATGACATTTCCTACCAAATGGGTTTGATTTGGAGCCAAGTGAAGGAGCCAGTGATCGTGCCAATGCTGAGGGTGTCAGTGTTTCTGTGCTTGGCCATGTCGTTGATGATGCTGGTCGAGAGGGTGTACATGGGCATTGTCATTTGCTTGGTGAAGCTGTTTGGTCGAAGACCCGAGAAGCGTTACAAGTGGGAGCCTATGAAGGACGATGTTGAGTTGGGAAACTCTAGTTATCCCATGGTCTTGGTCCAAGTCCCAATGTACAACGAAAGAGAg GTTTATCAACTATCAATTGGTGCAGCTTGTGGTCTTTCTTGGCCTTCAGACAGAATCATCATACAAGTTCTTGATGATTCTACTAACCCAACAATCAAG GAGCTGGTGCAAATGGAATGTAGTAGATGGGCGAGCAAAGGGGTGAACATAAAGTACGAGGTGAGGGACAACAGAGACGGGTACAAAGCAGGGGCTCTGAAAGAAGGCATGAAACGGAACTACGTGAAGCAATGTGACTATGTTGCCATCTTTGACGCGGATTTTCAACCGGACCCTGATTTCCTCTGGCGAACTGTCCCATTCCTTGTCAACAACCCTGAACTTGCTCTTGTTCAGGCACGTTGGAAGTTTG tGAATGCCAATGAATGTTTGATGACCAGGATGCAAGAGATGTCACTGGATTACCATTTCACTGTGGAACAAGAAGTGGGGTCTTGCACTTATGCCTTCTTTGGCTTCAACG GAACTGCTGGTGTATGGAGAATTTCGGCGCTGTATGAGTCTGGAGGGTGGAATCATAGGACCACAGTGGAAGATATGGACCTGGCTGTGCGAGCCAGTCTCAGAGGATGGAAATTCTTGTACCTGCCCAATTTGAAG GTTAAAAACGAATTACCAAGTACTTTGAATGCCTACCGTTTCCAACAGCACAGGTGGTCTTGTGGACCAGCCAATCTTTTCATGAAAATGTTCATGGAGATTATGAGAAACAGG AAAGTGTCCTTGTATAAGAAGATATATGTTATTTACAGCTTCTTCTTTGTCCGGAAGGTCGTGGCCCACATCAACACTTTTATGTTCTATTGCATTGTGTTACCCGCTACAGTTGTGGTGCCTGAGGTGGTTGTCCCCAAGTGGGGTGCTGTTTACATCCCTTCCATCATCACACTCCTAAATGCTGTTGGAACTCCAAG GTCACTCCACTTGCTGGTCTTCTGGATTCTCTTTGAGAATACCATGTCTCTGCATCGAACAAAGGCAACAATTATTGGTCTGCTAGAGGGTAGTCGAGCGAATGAATGGATTGTCACTCAAAAGGGTAAACCACCCAAAAGTCGGTTCAGGATAAG GATTCATCATATGTTGGAACTTCTTGTTGGATTCTACCTCTTCTTCTGTGGCTGCTATGATATTATGTTCGGGAAAAACCGCTACTACATATTCCTATACATTCAATCAATTGCTTTCTTCATCATGGCCTTTGGATATGTTGGCATTTTCGATCCCAACTCCTAG